One window of Jannaschia sp. CCS1 genomic DNA carries:
- a CDS encoding DUF3817 domain-containing protein — protein sequence MIGLRRAAVFEGWTLIVLFGVAMPLKYGAGVEQATSVMGPIHGLAFMVFLWFVTRSWAEGIINGFGTVRLVLGAFVPGAGFINERWLRRQSEEEGRDAL from the coding sequence CGCCGTGTTTGAAGGATGGACGTTGATCGTGCTCTTTGGTGTTGCCATGCCCCTGAAATATGGGGCGGGCGTCGAACAGGCGACGTCCGTGATGGGACCGATCCATGGTCTCGCGTTCATGGTGTTCCTGTGGTTCGTGACCCGGTCTTGGGCGGAAGGCATCATCAACGGCTTCGGAACCGTCCGGCTGGTCCTTGGGGCATTTGTACCGGGCGCAGGCTTCATCAATGAACGTTGGCTGCGTCGTCAGTCAGAAGAGGAGGGGCGCGATGCTCTATGA